The following are from one region of the Actinoplanes sp. L3-i22 genome:
- a CDS encoding response regulator transcription factor, which produces MTVGDTSARATRVLVVDDEPNISALLSQTLRLVAFDVRVAETGHSALVAVAEFEPDLIVLDVMLPDVDGFEVARRLRAAGSRTPVLFLTARDAVEDRILGLSAGADDYVTKPFSLEEVVLRIRAILRRSQPEEPKPDTGVFRYADLELDEDAHEVRRAGRLIELSPTEFNLLRYLMINAGRVVSKAQILDRVWKYDFGGDGRIVESYVYYLRRKIDKTEPALIHTVRGVGYALRLPRSGEE; this is translated from the coding sequence ATGACCGTCGGTGACACGTCGGCGCGGGCCACCCGCGTTCTCGTCGTGGACGACGAGCCGAACATCTCCGCGCTGCTCAGCCAGACGCTGCGGCTCGTCGCCTTCGACGTCCGGGTCGCCGAGACCGGGCACTCCGCCCTGGTGGCGGTGGCCGAGTTCGAGCCCGACCTGATCGTGCTCGACGTGATGCTGCCGGACGTGGACGGGTTCGAGGTCGCCCGGCGGCTGCGCGCCGCCGGGTCGCGGACCCCGGTGCTCTTCCTCACCGCACGTGACGCGGTCGAGGACCGGATCCTGGGGCTCTCGGCCGGTGCCGACGACTACGTCACCAAGCCGTTCAGCCTCGAGGAGGTCGTGCTACGAATCCGCGCGATCCTGCGGCGCAGCCAGCCGGAGGAACCGAAACCGGACACCGGGGTGTTCCGGTACGCCGACCTGGAATTGGACGAGGACGCTCACGAGGTACGCCGGGCGGGCCGTCTGATCGAGCTGTCGCCGACGGAGTTCAACCTGCTCCGCTACCTGATGATCAACGCCGGTCGAGTGGTGTCCAAGGCCCAGATCCTGGACCGGGTGTGGAAGTACGACTTCGGCGGGGACGGGCGGATCGTCGAGTCGTACGTCTACTATCTGCGCCGGAAGATCGACAAGACCGAGCCGGCACTGATCCACACCGTCCGGGGAGTGGGGTACGCCTTGAGACTGCCCCGCAGCGGAGAAGAGTGA
- a CDS encoding LacI family DNA-binding transcriptional regulator gives MPEPRRITSADVARRAGVSRATVSYVLNATPGQSISPATRDRVRKAAAGLGYAPSAAARALRTGRSDVVLCLLPDWPIGNEVGNLLGNLSTALAREGLTFVAHPGSREDRPIAEIWKAITPAAVLSFTDFSDDETEAMRAAGVALVVALLGRAGRHGQELEVPQRLIGRRQAEHLSGTGHRRLGYAYPDDPRLRIFAEPRLAGVRTVGEPVVRTVPLDTEPAAAAVAGWCADGVTGICAYNDEVALAVLAGARSLGPAAPSGLSVIGVDDIPAARLAVPPLTTVTTDQGTLAAHLAHTIVAAVGGRPAPVLATDDLVRVVVRESA, from the coding sequence ATGCCCGAGCCCCGCCGGATCACCAGCGCCGATGTCGCCCGCCGGGCCGGGGTCTCCCGCGCCACGGTCAGCTACGTCCTGAACGCCACCCCCGGCCAGAGCATCTCCCCGGCCACCCGCGACCGGGTCCGGAAAGCCGCCGCCGGGCTCGGCTACGCGCCGTCGGCCGCCGCCCGCGCGCTCCGCACCGGCCGCTCCGACGTGGTGCTCTGCCTGCTGCCGGACTGGCCGATCGGCAACGAGGTCGGCAACCTGCTCGGCAACCTGTCCACCGCGCTCGCCCGGGAGGGCCTGACCTTCGTCGCGCACCCGGGCAGCCGCGAGGACCGGCCGATCGCCGAGATCTGGAAGGCGATCACCCCGGCCGCGGTGCTGTCCTTCACCGACTTCTCCGACGACGAGACCGAGGCGATGCGGGCCGCCGGGGTCGCGCTGGTCGTCGCCCTGCTCGGCCGCGCCGGGCGGCACGGCCAGGAGCTCGAGGTACCACAGCGCCTGATCGGCCGCCGACAGGCGGAACACCTTTCCGGTACGGGGCATCGGCGGCTCGGGTACGCGTATCCCGATGACCCGCGCCTGCGGATCTTCGCCGAGCCCCGGCTGGCCGGCGTCCGGACGGTCGGCGAGCCGGTGGTCCGGACCGTTCCGCTCGACACCGAGCCGGCCGCCGCGGCCGTCGCCGGGTGGTGTGCCGACGGGGTGACCGGGATCTGCGCGTACAACGACGAGGTCGCCCTGGCCGTGCTGGCCGGTGCCCGCTCGCTGGGCCCGGCCGCGCCGTCCGGCCTGTCGGTGATCGGCGTCGACGACATCCCGGCGGCGCGGCTCGCGGTGCCGCCGCTGACCACCGTGACCACCGATCAGGGGACCCTAGCGGCGCATCTGGCACACACGATCGTGGCCGCGGTCGGGGGCCGGCCGGCCCCCGTTCTGGCCACGGATGACCTGGTCCGGGTGGTGGTGCGGGAGTCGGCGTGA
- a CDS encoding efflux RND transporter periplasmic adaptor subunit codes for MKVRLSRHPSLVVNAVIGVVLVAGAITVYETFSSSDDGGTAAVASERTVSVQTGTVTKTVTADGTVESASTASASFETSGTVTAISVKVGDKVKKGQVLAKVDPAAAKRTLAEAEANLDAANDSLDRAESAGSDTTDAQNSVDSAELAVTDAEAGVTGTVLKAPMAGTVTSVGGTVGSSASGTGSSSSSGSSGGSQGGGSTSSSSSSSSTGFIEIADLTKMQVAASFAEADATKLKEKQAATVTWNALSGTSETAKVTAIDPSGSTSNSVVTYGVTLTLDKVPTGVKVGQTVSVVVTTGSKENVVAVNSAAITTAGNRHTVTVVANGTQENRSVEIGLEGDSTTEITSGLTAGESVVVKTTSTSSGSSTQQGGAGFGAGGGNFGGGGNFGGGAAPGGGR; via the coding sequence ATGAAGGTACGCCTGAGCCGCCACCCGTCTTTGGTGGTCAACGCCGTGATCGGCGTCGTGCTCGTCGCCGGGGCCATCACGGTGTACGAGACATTTTCCTCCTCCGATGACGGGGGAACGGCCGCCGTTGCCTCCGAACGCACGGTCTCGGTCCAGACGGGCACGGTCACCAAGACCGTGACCGCGGACGGCACCGTGGAGAGCGCGAGCACCGCCAGCGCCAGTTTCGAGACCAGTGGCACGGTCACCGCGATCAGCGTCAAGGTCGGCGACAAGGTCAAGAAGGGCCAGGTGCTGGCGAAGGTCGACCCGGCCGCGGCCAAGCGGACCCTGGCCGAGGCCGAGGCGAACCTGGACGCCGCGAACGACTCGCTGGACCGCGCCGAGAGCGCCGGCTCGGACACCACCGACGCGCAGAACTCGGTCGACTCGGCCGAGCTCGCCGTCACGGACGCCGAGGCCGGGGTCACCGGCACGGTGCTGAAGGCGCCGATGGCCGGCACCGTCACCTCGGTCGGTGGCACGGTCGGCAGCTCGGCCTCCGGCACCGGGTCGTCCTCGTCGAGCGGCTCCTCCGGCGGCTCGCAGGGCGGTGGCTCCACCAGCTCGTCCTCGTCGTCCTCGTCGACCGGCTTCATCGAGATCGCCGACCTGACCAAGATGCAGGTCGCCGCGAGCTTCGCCGAGGCGGACGCCACCAAGCTCAAGGAGAAGCAGGCCGCCACGGTCACCTGGAACGCGCTCAGCGGCACCAGCGAGACCGCCAAGGTCACCGCGATCGACCCGTCCGGCTCGACCTCGAACAGCGTGGTCACCTACGGCGTCACGCTGACCCTGGACAAGGTGCCGACCGGCGTCAAGGTCGGCCAGACCGTCTCGGTCGTGGTCACCACCGGCTCCAAGGAGAACGTCGTCGCGGTCAACTCGGCGGCGATCACCACGGCCGGCAACCGGCACACGGTGACCGTGGTCGCCAACGGCACGCAGGAGAACCGCTCGGTCGAGATCGGCCTGGAGGGCGACTCGACCACCGAGATCACCTCCGGCCTGACCGCGGGCGAGAGCGTGGTCGTCAAGACCACCTCGACCAGCAGCGGCAGCAGCACCCAGCAGGGTGGCGCGGGCTTCGGCGCCGGTGGCGGGAACTTCGGCGGCGGCGGCAACTTCGGCGGCGGCGCGGCACCGGGTGGCGGACGATGA
- a CDS encoding efflux RND transporter periplasmic adaptor subunit: MGVVLAGRRRWIWLGVAVVVLALLAYGVVRALTADGAEESKAAETVAVDKGAVTTEVATTGTLAAAQTRSLSFAVDGTVETVKVRAGTTVTAGQALATVDDTDAKQAVTDAQDALDTAEDALDTAENASSTTSTSTTGCNAAAAYRLQTTATPTATASASASPSATATASPSATATKTATTKPTATKTTSGGKTGTGTGSGTGTCSGSGTSSGGGQQGGSQNSSTDAILSAQQRVNSAEVALDEAEDALDGATITAPIAGRILTVSGKVGSQVSSGSAFITLADIYDMQITASFPEADADHLAVKQKAVITLADKPGETFDATLVVVDPVGTSDGTLTTFGVVLSFVDAPKDLLVGQSAQVKVTTGSKADVVRVPSTAVHDVSGTSATVQKGGTEAKVEIGLRGDQYTEITSGLTEGDVVSRSW, translated from the coding sequence ATGGGTGTTGTACTGGCCGGTCGCCGGCGATGGATCTGGCTCGGCGTTGCGGTCGTCGTGCTCGCGTTGCTCGCCTATGGCGTGGTGCGTGCGCTGACGGCGGACGGCGCCGAGGAGTCGAAGGCGGCCGAGACCGTCGCGGTGGACAAGGGCGCGGTGACCACCGAGGTGGCCACCACCGGGACGCTGGCGGCGGCGCAGACCCGCAGCCTGTCGTTCGCGGTGGACGGCACGGTCGAGACGGTCAAGGTCCGCGCCGGTACGACGGTGACCGCCGGCCAGGCCCTCGCCACGGTCGACGACACCGACGCGAAGCAGGCGGTCACCGACGCGCAGGACGCGCTGGACACCGCCGAGGACGCGCTCGACACGGCGGAGAACGCGAGTTCGACGACGTCCACGTCGACCACCGGGTGCAACGCGGCCGCCGCGTACCGGTTGCAGACGACCGCCACGCCGACCGCGACCGCGAGCGCCTCGGCGTCGCCCAGCGCGACCGCCACGGCGAGCCCGTCGGCGACGGCCACCAAGACCGCGACCACCAAGCCCACCGCGACCAAGACCACCAGCGGCGGCAAGACCGGCACCGGTACGGGCTCCGGCACCGGCACGTGTTCCGGGAGCGGCACCAGCAGCGGCGGCGGCCAGCAGGGCGGCAGCCAGAACAGCAGCACCGACGCCATCCTCAGCGCGCAGCAGCGGGTCAACTCGGCCGAGGTCGCCCTGGACGAGGCCGAGGACGCCCTGGACGGCGCCACCATCACCGCGCCGATCGCCGGCCGGATCCTCACCGTCAGCGGCAAGGTCGGCAGCCAGGTCAGCTCCGGGTCGGCGTTCATCACCCTGGCCGACATCTACGACATGCAGATCACCGCCTCCTTCCCGGAGGCCGACGCGGATCACCTGGCGGTCAAGCAGAAGGCGGTGATCACCCTGGCCGACAAGCCGGGCGAGACCTTCGACGCCACCCTGGTGGTGGTCGACCCGGTCGGGACCAGCGACGGCACCCTGACCACGTTCGGCGTGGTGCTCTCCTTCGTCGACGCGCCCAAGGACCTGCTGGTCGGGCAGAGCGCGCAGGTGAAGGTGACCACCGGCAGCAAGGCGGACGTGGTGCGGGTGCCCAGCACGGCGGTGCACGACGTCTCCGGGACGTCGGCCACCGTGCAGAAGGGCGGCACCGAGGCGAAGGTGGAGATCGGCCTCCGCGGCGACCAGTACACTGAGATCACCTCTGGGTTGACGGAGGGTGACGTGGTGTCCCGCTCCTGGTAA
- a CDS encoding LuxR C-terminal-related transcriptional regulator: protein MQEVERLLRAAAAGRGGALLICGAPGSGRSTLLRSAARHAAGQAIREVPGQVADRAIREVSGHAPDRAGREVPGQVGGWAVRSVPGWAAERELPLAALGRLADCGNFQPGDLVTLGDSLLHSLRTASAHRPLLCLLDDAHLLDAPSLRVIAYAARRVGGDRIAFLAAGPPGLSLFPARHLGPLSPEESRLLLDAHAPDLADDVAIGLIGLCGGNPAALVDLARSLSPAQRRGYAQLPDDLPPGSRLRRRLHAEFAALPPATRRLLLLAAADPPAPLPDLLAAHAATSLPTAHATTPAPPPQDLLATTPSPPIPDPLAAADAATLPFVLPGPLPSADDVPSGLLPASDDGLPGLLPSADDGLPGPLPADDGLGDLLAAEQAGLITVEGDHVRFGSPVARVVAYREMPAIARRTAHLALAGVSAARGRRLDALLHRAAAATSVDLALAAELTDAAAQAAPSGATAAFRYAALLTPDPRARDFALLHAARSAWLAGRPHEATQLLRDTGASACEASESLPGTRETRDDRAHESGAGQAGTSEGGTREDGTRRCGAGEGRAGEDGTRGCGPGEDGAGEGGRRARVRTLVRVRGLAAEMRPDDPASRDILMDVAANLADADPAAALDALSLAGEAAGLPGEQRRFAALARRVAAARRGDEPPAVTMAYHHVAGLAAIAGGDEPAAFGRFRLELALAGDVADPIPLIRAATAGILVGDARRATATAGRAAVLAGAAGAHSLVPRALELAVLAGMATGDYDAATTAALDGVAVARSTGQTALAGTHLGLLAVLAALVGDRADGQARIRAATGTDQARPLCEWALALLDLVDGRSRVAAERLGLVVAGPPGRGSVLLRVAVVPHLLEAAGPEPALNPVAAAFDEWAGRTGQAGWLALRDRCRALRTRDDEAAEAHFHAALRRAGEGGFPRAHTELLYGRLLRRRRRHVAAREHLRRAAETFRLLGAEPWAAQSVRELRAAGERPGERSEPEKAALTAQQERIATLVAEGATNREVAQELHLSTRTVDHHLRNVFARLGVRSRTEMAHLLAAR from the coding sequence GTGCAGGAAGTTGAGCGCCTGCTGCGTGCCGCCGCGGCCGGTCGGGGTGGTGCGCTCCTGATCTGCGGGGCGCCGGGCTCCGGCCGGAGCACGCTCCTGCGCTCGGCCGCGCGCCACGCCGCCGGCCAGGCGATCCGCGAGGTTCCGGGCCAGGTCGCCGACCGCGCGATCCGCGAGGTTTCGGGCCACGCACCCGACCGGGCGGGTCGTGAGGTTCCGGGGCAGGTCGGTGGGTGGGCGGTGCGCAGTGTTCCGGGCTGGGCCGCCGAGCGTGAGCTGCCGCTCGCCGCGCTGGGCCGGCTCGCCGATTGCGGAAACTTTCAACCCGGCGATCTGGTCACCCTGGGCGATTCCCTGCTTCATTCCTTGCGTACGGCGTCAGCCCACCGCCCGCTGCTCTGCCTCCTGGACGACGCGCACCTGCTCGATGCCCCGTCCCTGCGGGTCATCGCGTATGCCGCCCGTCGCGTGGGTGGCGATCGGATCGCCTTCCTGGCCGCCGGGCCGCCCGGGCTGTCGCTCTTCCCGGCCCGCCATCTCGGGCCGCTGTCCCCGGAGGAGTCCCGCCTCCTGCTGGACGCCCACGCCCCGGACCTCGCCGACGACGTGGCGATCGGGCTGATCGGGCTGTGCGGCGGCAATCCGGCCGCGCTGGTCGATCTGGCCAGGTCGCTCTCGCCGGCCCAGCGCCGTGGATACGCCCAGTTGCCGGACGACCTGCCGCCGGGCAGCCGGCTCCGCCGTCGGTTGCACGCCGAGTTCGCCGCGCTTCCGCCGGCCACCCGCCGACTGTTGTTGCTGGCCGCCGCCGATCCCCCGGCTCCGCTCCCCGACCTGCTCGCCGCCCACGCGGCCACCTCGTTGCCCACCGCGCACGCCACCACTCCAGCGCCCCCGCCGCAAGACCTGCTCGCCACCACCCCGTCGCCCCCGATCCCCGATCCGCTCGCCGCCGCCGACGCCGCCACGCTGCCGTTCGTGCTTCCCGGCCCGCTGCCGTCCGCCGACGACGTGCCTTCCGGCCTCCTGCCGGCCTCCGACGACGGGCTTCCCGGCCTGCTGCCGTCCGCCGACGACGGGCTTCCTGGGCCGCTGCCCGCCGACGACGGGCTGGGTGATCTGCTGGCGGCCGAACAGGCGGGGCTGATCACGGTCGAGGGGGATCATGTCCGCTTCGGATCACCGGTCGCGCGCGTGGTGGCGTACCGCGAAATGCCGGCGATCGCGCGCCGGACAGCGCACCTCGCCCTCGCTGGGGTCTCGGCCGCTCGCGGCCGGCGGCTCGACGCCCTCCTGCACCGCGCGGCCGCCGCGACCAGCGTGGACCTCGCGCTCGCCGCCGAACTCACCGATGCGGCCGCGCAGGCCGCGCCGTCCGGGGCAACAGCGGCTTTCCGGTACGCGGCGCTGCTCACCCCGGATCCCCGCGCCCGGGATTTCGCGCTGCTGCACGCGGCCCGGTCCGCATGGCTGGCCGGCCGCCCGCACGAGGCCACCCAACTCCTGCGCGACACCGGAGCAAGCGCCTGCGAAGCAAGCGAGAGCCTCCCGGGCACGCGCGAAACGCGGGACGACCGAGCACACGAGAGCGGAGCGGGCCAGGCGGGAACGAGTGAGGGCGGAACGCGCGAGGACGGGACACGCCGGTGCGGCGCGGGTGAGGGCAGGGCGGGTGAGGACGGAACACGCGGGTGCGGCCCGGGTGAGGACGGAGCGGGTGAGGGTGGCCGGCGGGCGCGGGTTCGGACGCTGGTCCGGGTGCGGGGGCTCGCCGCCGAGATGCGGCCGGACGACCCCGCCTCCCGCGACATCCTGATGGACGTCGCCGCGAATCTCGCCGACGCCGATCCGGCCGCCGCGCTGGACGCGCTGTCGCTGGCGGGTGAGGCCGCCGGTCTGCCCGGGGAACAGCGTCGATTCGCCGCGCTGGCCCGGCGGGTGGCCGCCGCGCGACGCGGGGACGAGCCGCCCGCCGTCACGATGGCCTACCACCACGTGGCCGGCCTGGCCGCGATCGCCGGCGGGGACGAGCCTGCCGCGTTCGGGCGGTTCCGGCTGGAACTGGCCCTGGCCGGGGACGTGGCCGACCCGATCCCGCTGATCCGGGCGGCCACCGCGGGAATCCTGGTCGGCGACGCGCGGCGGGCGACCGCGACGGCCGGGCGGGCGGCGGTCCTCGCCGGGGCGGCCGGCGCGCACAGTCTGGTGCCGCGGGCGCTCGAGCTGGCGGTGCTGGCCGGGATGGCGACCGGGGACTACGACGCGGCGACGACCGCGGCGCTCGACGGGGTGGCGGTGGCCCGGAGCACCGGGCAGACCGCGCTGGCCGGGACCCATCTGGGGCTGCTCGCGGTGCTCGCGGCGCTGGTCGGCGACCGTGCGGACGGGCAGGCGCGGATCCGGGCCGCGACCGGGACCGATCAGGCGCGGCCGCTGTGTGAGTGGGCGCTCGCCCTGCTCGATCTGGTGGACGGGCGGTCCCGGGTCGCGGCGGAACGGCTGGGCCTGGTGGTGGCCGGGCCGCCCGGGCGCGGGTCGGTGCTGCTGCGGGTCGCGGTGGTGCCGCATCTGCTGGAGGCGGCCGGGCCGGAGCCGGCGCTGAATCCGGTGGCGGCCGCGTTCGACGAGTGGGCCGGGCGGACCGGGCAGGCCGGCTGGCTGGCGCTGCGGGACCGGTGCCGGGCGCTGCGGACCCGGGACGACGAGGCGGCCGAGGCGCACTTCCACGCGGCGCTGCGGCGGGCCGGGGAGGGCGGGTTCCCGCGGGCGCACACCGAGTTGCTGTACGGGCGGTTGCTACGACGCCGCCGGCGGCACGTGGCGGCGCGGGAGCATCTGCGGCGGGCGGCGGAGACGTTCCGGCTGCTGGGCGCGGAGCCGTGGGCGGCGCAAAGCGTCCGGGAGCTGCGCGCCGCCGGCGAGCGCCCCGGCGAGCGGTCCGAGCCGGAGAAGGCGGCGCTCACCGCCCAGCAGGAACGGATCGCGACCCTGGTCGCCGAGGGCGCCACCAACCGGGAGGTGGCCCAGGAGCTGCACCTCAGCACCCGGACCGTGGACCACCACCTGCGGAACGTCTTCGCCCGCCTGGGCGTCCGCTCCCGCACCGAGATGGCCCACCTGCTCGCCGCCCGCTGA
- a CDS encoding cell wall metabolism sensor histidine kinase WalK produces MIRRRLPWSRWTLRSRLVLVVGILAAIALVAANVAGFLLIRYYLQDRIDQQLTGMTRFATQQPEGNVVPRNRFFRVGPDQITYLYLADGTLDTARTTPADTSRPAIPPFTELAARAAAPKPYTISSPNGTDWRVIAIPVGETGGYALFGSSLDEVRQTTDQLLTIDAGVMLLILALLGLGAAWVVRIGLRPLTEMEHTAADISGGDLSQRVPGADPHTEPGRLGLALNSMLARIEGEARARTASEQRLRQFVADASHELRTPLTSIRGFAELYRRGGAPPGEMLDETMSRIEAEAARMGVLVEDLLMLARLDQQRTRELRRIDLLEIAADTIRDAHARVPGRKVLLSGLSDDEETFEPATVLGDDHGLRQVATNLVANALNHTPAGTQVTVRVGHQLAGRAEGAAACSGPITVSEGLPVAVLEIEDDGPGVPAEHAPRIFERLYRADQSRNRARGGGSGLGLAIVAAIVQGHGGWIELHETPGGGATFRVLLPAISDAF; encoded by the coding sequence GTGATCCGGCGCCGATTGCCGTGGAGTCGCTGGACGCTTCGGTCCCGTCTCGTCCTGGTGGTCGGCATCCTCGCCGCGATCGCCCTGGTCGCCGCGAACGTCGCCGGTTTCCTGCTGATCCGCTACTACCTGCAGGACCGGATCGATCAGCAGCTCACCGGCATGACCCGGTTCGCGACGCAGCAGCCGGAGGGCAACGTCGTACCCCGGAACCGGTTCTTCCGGGTCGGGCCGGATCAGATCACCTATCTGTATCTGGCCGACGGCACCCTGGACACGGCGCGCACCACCCCGGCCGACACCTCCCGCCCGGCCATCCCGCCGTTCACCGAGCTGGCGGCGCGGGCCGCGGCCCCGAAGCCGTACACGATCTCCAGCCCGAACGGCACCGACTGGCGGGTGATCGCCATCCCGGTCGGCGAGACCGGCGGCTACGCCCTGTTCGGCTCCTCGCTCGACGAGGTGCGGCAGACCACCGACCAGCTGCTGACCATCGACGCCGGCGTGATGCTGCTGATCCTGGCGTTGCTCGGGCTGGGCGCCGCCTGGGTGGTCCGGATCGGACTGCGCCCGCTCACCGAGATGGAGCACACGGCCGCGGACATCTCCGGCGGTGATCTCTCCCAGCGGGTGCCCGGCGCCGACCCGCACACCGAGCCCGGCCGGCTCGGCCTGGCGCTCAACTCGATGCTCGCCCGGATCGAGGGCGAGGCCCGCGCCCGGACCGCGTCCGAGCAGCGGCTCCGGCAGTTCGTCGCGGACGCCTCGCACGAGCTGCGCACCCCGCTCACCTCGATCCGCGGCTTCGCCGAGCTGTACCGGCGCGGCGGCGCCCCGCCCGGCGAGATGCTGGACGAGACGATGAGCCGGATCGAGGCCGAGGCGGCCCGGATGGGCGTGCTCGTCGAGGACCTGCTGATGCTGGCCCGCCTGGACCAGCAGCGCACCCGGGAGCTGCGCCGGATCGACCTGCTGGAGATCGCCGCCGACACCATCCGGGACGCGCACGCGCGGGTGCCCGGGCGCAAGGTGCTGCTCTCCGGGCTCAGCGACGACGAGGAGACGTTCGAGCCGGCCACCGTGCTCGGCGACGACCACGGGCTGCGGCAGGTGGCCACCAACCTGGTCGCCAACGCGCTCAACCACACGCCGGCCGGCACCCAGGTCACGGTCCGGGTCGGGCATCAGCTCGCCGGCCGGGCCGAGGGCGCTGCGGCGTGCTCCGGACCGATCACCGTCAGTGAAGGTTTGCCGGTGGCGGTGCTGGAGATCGAGGACGACGGGCCGGGCGTCCCGGCCGAGCACGCGCCGCGGATCTTCGAGCGGCTGTACCGCGCGGATCAGAGCCGGAACCGGGCCAGGGGCGGCGGATCCGGGCTGGGCCTGGCCATCGTCGCGGCGATAGTGCAGGGTCACGGCGGCTGGATCGAGCTGCACGAGACGCCCGGCGGCGGGGCGACCTTCCGGGTCCTGCTGCCGGCGATCAGCGACGCTTTCTGA
- a CDS encoding ABC transporter ATP-binding protein, whose product MSRPVLEVQDLKKIYGTGEATVHALRGASMTVYRGDYVAIMGSSGSGKSTLMNILGALDVPTFGSYKLDGVEVGTLSDSQLALARNRLIGFIFQAFNLIPRTTAVANVELPLAYAGVKPKERRRRAMAALDIVGLADRAGHEPNQLSGGQQQRVAVARALVTEPALLLADEPTGNLDSKSTDDVLQVFDDLSAAGRTIVIITHEDEVGARAKRLIRLVDGSIVTDVRQSPIELAPVGAAAAHAKVQGVAAGHLAAGHGTVARASGPTGTTYGSASPYAPPVGRHNA is encoded by the coding sequence ATGAGCCGGCCGGTCCTCGAGGTGCAAGACCTCAAGAAGATCTACGGTACGGGCGAGGCCACCGTGCACGCCCTGCGCGGCGCGTCGATGACCGTCTACCGCGGTGACTACGTCGCCATCATGGGCTCGTCCGGCTCCGGCAAGTCGACCCTGATGAACATCCTCGGCGCGCTGGACGTCCCCACCTTCGGGTCGTACAAGCTGGACGGCGTGGAGGTGGGCACCCTCTCGGACAGCCAGCTCGCGCTCGCCCGCAACCGGCTCATCGGATTCATCTTCCAGGCCTTCAACCTCATTCCCCGTACGACGGCGGTGGCCAACGTGGAGCTGCCGCTCGCGTACGCCGGGGTCAAACCCAAGGAGCGCCGCCGGCGGGCGATGGCCGCGCTGGACATCGTCGGCCTCGCCGACCGGGCCGGGCACGAGCCGAACCAGCTCTCCGGCGGTCAGCAGCAGCGGGTCGCGGTGGCCCGGGCGCTGGTCACCGAGCCGGCCCTGCTGCTCGCCGACGAGCCCACCGGCAACCTGGACAGCAAGTCCACCGACGACGTGCTGCAGGTCTTCGACGACCTGAGCGCGGCCGGCCGGACCATCGTGATCATCACGCACGAGGACGAGGTCGGCGCCCGCGCCAAGCGGCTGATCCGCCTGGTCGACGGCTCGATCGTGACCGACGTGCGGCAGTCCCCGATCGAGCTCGCGCCGGTCGGCGCGGCCGCGGCGCACGCCAAGGTGCAGGGGGTGGCCGCCGGTCACCTCGCGGCCGGGCACGGCACCGTGGCCCGGGCGTCCGGGCCCACCGGCACCACCTACGGCTCGGCGTCCCCCTACGCACCCCCGGTCGGGCGGCACAACGCATGA